A window from Ardenticatenales bacterium encodes these proteins:
- a CDS encoding aldo/keto reductase: MEYRFLGRTGVKVSNLCFGTMSFGGDADEAVSGEMYARCRDAGINFFDCANVYQRGRSEEILGRLIAGSRDEIFITSKVYFAMGPDMNAMGASRRHIHQAVTASLRRLQTDYIDLYFIHRFDERTPLDETLRALDDLVRQGKVLYLGASNFAAWQIAKALGISAKEGWARFECIQPMYNLVKRQAEVELLPLAASEQLGVIPYSPLGGGLLTGKYGRDRQPQSGRLVENTMYQTRYGDEWVMDVADDFAALARARGYDPVALAVAWVGSHPAVTAPIIGARSVAQLEGSLRSVDIPMTPELRAEIAALSPEPPPATDRNEERTPHNYGLR; encoded by the coding sequence ATGGAATATCGTTTTTTAGGACGCACGGGGGTGAAGGTTTCCAACCTTTGTTTTGGCACGATGTCGTTTGGTGGGGATGCGGATGAGGCGGTGTCGGGGGAGATGTATGCGCGGTGTCGAGATGCCGGCATTAACTTCTTCGACTGCGCCAACGTGTATCAGCGTGGCCGTTCCGAGGAAATCCTGGGCCGCCTCATCGCCGGCTCCCGCGACGAAATCTTCATCACCAGCAAAGTCTACTTCGCCATGGGGCCAGACATGAACGCCATGGGCGCATCCCGCCGTCACATTCACCAGGCCGTGACCGCCAGCCTGCGCCGCCTGCAAACAGACTACATCGACCTCTACTTCATCCACCGCTTCGACGAGCGCACCCCCCTCGACGAAACCCTGCGCGCCCTGGACGACCTGGTGCGGCAGGGCAAAGTCCTCTACCTGGGCGCCAGCAACTTCGCCGCCTGGCAGATCGCCAAAGCGCTGGGCATTTCCGCCAAAGAAGGCTGGGCGCGTTTCGAGTGCATTCAACCGATGTATAACCTGGTGAAGCGGCAGGCGGAAGTGGAACTCCTGCCCCTGGCCGCCTCCGAACAGTTGGGCGTCATTCCCTACAGCCCGCTGGGCGGCGGCCTGCTCACCGGCAAATACGGGCGCGACCGGCAGCCGCAGAGTGGGCGACTGGTGGAGAACACCATGTACCAGACCCGCTATGGCGATGAGTGGGTCATGGACGTGGCGGATGATTTCGCCGCCCTGGCGCGGGCGCGCGGCTACGATCCCGTCGCGCTGGCCGTGGCCTGGGTAGGCAGCCACCCCGCCGTTACCGCGCCCATCATTGGCGCGCGCAGCGTGGCGCAGCTAGAAGGGTCGCTGCGCAGCGTGGACATCCCCATGACGCCGGAACTGCGCGCCGAAATCGCCGCCCTGTCTCCCGAACCGCCCCCGGCCACCGACCGCAACGAAGAGCGCACGCCGCACAACTATGGACTTCGCTAG
- the tsaB gene encoding tRNA (adenosine(37)-N6)-threonylcarbamoyltransferase complex dimerization subunit type 1 TsaB encodes MLLAIDTATRWLGLALHDGQTVMAELGWQSMNTQTVALTPTIAIVLQRAGISPSDLKGIGVAIGPGSYTGLRVGLGVAKGLSLAHRLPLFGVSTLDILAAGIGQEEGDLIAIAEAGRSRVCAGRYRWHKRRGWQPGGAPDIYAWEDLLAVVEAPAFFAGEIDADAARLIRQAGKGFQVMPASVNVRRAGYLAQIAWNRLRRGQADDAAALSPLYLRDPAGKPITP; translated from the coding sequence ATGCTATTAGCTATTGATACCGCAACTCGCTGGCTTGGCCTGGCTTTGCATGACGGGCAAACGGTCATGGCGGAGTTGGGCTGGCAATCGATGAACACGCAGACGGTGGCGTTGACGCCGACGATTGCGATTGTGTTGCAACGTGCCGGCATTTCCCCCTCAGACCTGAAAGGAATAGGCGTGGCAATTGGTCCTGGCTCCTACACCGGCCTGCGCGTTGGACTGGGCGTGGCCAAGGGGCTGAGCCTTGCCCATCGCCTGCCGCTGTTTGGCGTGTCCACGCTGGACATCCTGGCGGCGGGCATTGGGCAGGAAGAAGGCGACCTGATCGCCATTGCCGAGGCGGGGCGCAGCCGCGTTTGCGCCGGGCGCTACCGCTGGCACAAACGGCGCGGCTGGCAGCCAGGAGGCGCGCCGGACATTTACGCCTGGGAGGATTTGCTGGCTGTGGTGGAAGCGCCGGCATTTTTCGCGGGGGAGATTGACGCGGACGCGGCGCGGCTGATTCGTCAGGCGGGAAAGGGGTTTCAGGTTATGCCGGCATCCGTCAACGTCCGCCGTGCCGGATACCTGGCTCAAATCGCCTGGAACCGCCTCCGTCGCGGACAGGCGGACGATGCCGCCGCCCTCTCGCCCCTTTATCTGCGCGATCCTGCCGGCAAACCCATCACGCCATGA
- a CDS encoding GDP-mannose 4,6-dehydratase, producing MNIFITGGAGFIGCNCADFFLRQGHHVTLFDNLSRKGAAANLPWLRQQHGDRFDLIVGDVRDYAALESGIGGADVVLHLAAQVAVTTSVQNPREDFEINALGTFNVLEAVRHHAPRATVLYASTNKVYGGMEEVRVVEAESRYAYADFPHGVSEDYPLDFHSPYGCSKGAGDQYMVDYARIYGLQTVTFRQSCIYGPRQFGVEDQGWVAHFVIASVMGRPITIYGDGKQVRDLLHVADLVRAYDAGISRSHELAGKAFNLGGGPQNTLSVWAEFGPLLADLLGHPVPVRYGDWRPGDQKVFIADTRRAAAALGWQPTISPRQGIADLVAWVRQNQDLFA from the coding sequence ATGAACATCTTCATCACCGGCGGCGCGGGCTTTATTGGTTGCAACTGCGCCGACTTTTTTTTGCGCCAGGGCCACCACGTCACCCTTTTCGATAACCTCTCCCGCAAGGGGGCGGCGGCCAATCTGCCCTGGCTGCGACAGCAACATGGCGACCGCTTTGATCTGATTGTGGGCGATGTGCGCGACTACGCGGCGCTGGAAAGCGGCATCGGCGGCGCGGATGTCGTGCTGCATCTGGCGGCGCAGGTGGCCGTGACCACCTCCGTGCAAAACCCGCGCGAAGATTTCGAGATCAACGCCCTGGGCACGTTTAACGTGCTGGAGGCGGTGCGCCATCACGCGCCGCGGGCGACGGTGCTCTATGCCTCCACGAATAAGGTGTACGGCGGCATGGAGGAGGTGCGCGTGGTGGAGGCGGAAAGCCGCTACGCCTACGCTGATTTTCCGCATGGGGTGAGCGAGGATTATCCGCTTGATTTTCACTCACCCTATGGCTGTTCCAAAGGGGCGGGAGACCAGTACATGGTGGATTATGCGCGCATCTATGGCTTGCAGACGGTGACGTTTCGCCAATCCTGCATTTATGGGCCACGACAGTTTGGCGTGGAGGACCAGGGTTGGGTGGCGCATTTTGTCATCGCCAGCGTGATGGGGCGACCGATTACGATTTATGGGGATGGGAAGCAGGTGCGGGATTTGTTGCATGTGGCGGATTTGGTGCGGGCGTATGATGCCGGCATTTCCCGTAGCCACGAACTCGCCGGAAAAGCCTTCAACCTCGGCGGCGGCCCACAAAACACCCTCTCCGTCTGGGCCGAATTCGGCCCCCTGCTGGCGGACCTGCTCGGCCACCCCGTCCCCGTGCGGTACGGCGATTGGCGTCCGGGCGACCAAAAAGTGTTCATCGCCGACACCCGCCGCGCCGCCGCCGCCCTCGGCTGGCAGCCGACCATCTCCCCGCGCCAGGGCATCGCCGATCTGGTGGCCTGGGTGCGGCAAAATCAGGATTTGTTTGCGTAA
- the tsaE gene encoding tRNA (adenosine(37)-N6)-threonylcarbamoyltransferase complex ATPase subunit type 1 TsaE — translation MAILDDKTLDFISSSEAQTERLGVRLGELLQPMDVICLSGELGAGKTVLARGIGRGWGAGQRVTSPTFTLVNQYPRLRDGLMLYHVDCYRLETLADAITVGLEDMFASRAVLMIEWPERIEALLPADRLTIALRHINETRRGVRISASEDRSLELLKLFRQSAFGV, via the coding sequence ATGGCGATTCTGGACGATAAGACGCTGGATTTTATCAGCAGCAGCGAGGCGCAAACGGAGCGATTGGGCGTGCGCCTGGGCGAACTGTTGCAACCGATGGACGTGATTTGTCTCTCCGGGGAACTGGGCGCGGGCAAAACCGTGCTGGCGCGGGGCATTGGTCGCGGCTGGGGCGCAGGGCAGCGTGTCACCAGCCCCACGTTCACGCTGGTGAACCAATATCCGCGCCTGCGTGATGGCCTGATGCTGTACCATGTGGATTGCTATCGCCTGGAAACGCTGGCGGACGCGATTACGGTGGGGCTGGAGGATATGTTCGCCAGCCGCGCCGTCCTCATGATTGAATGGCCGGAGCGGATTGAGGCGTTGCTGCCCGCCGACCGCCTCACTATAGCGTTGCGGCACATCAATGAGACGCGCCGTGGCGTACGCATTTCCGCCTCGGAAGACCGTTCTCTGGAATTGCTGAAGTTGTTCCGCCAGAGCGCCTTCGGTGTTTGA
- a CDS encoding ubiquinone/menaquinone biosynthesis methyltransferase encodes MAQLTGQERAKYVQRMFAGIATRYDLMNRLMTAGQDVRWRRYVIRQARLPAGGSLLDIATGTGEIALEGLRQVPDLRAVGGDFTLEMMQAGRQRPERRRIRWVGADTLALPFADNTFDAVTSGFLMRNVIDVPGAFREQMRVTRPGGWVVVLESSPPKKNAMEPFIRFHLNTIIPTLGRLIAGHADAYRYLPESTQMFQDPDSLADIMRRVGFTDVSYRLFMFGTIAVHVGRVARGE; translated from the coding sequence ATGGCACAGTTAACCGGTCAGGAACGGGCGAAATATGTGCAGCGGATGTTTGCCGGCATTGCCACCCGCTACGACCTCATGAATCGACTGATGACGGCCGGGCAAGACGTGCGCTGGCGGCGCTACGTCATCCGCCAGGCACGCCTGCCCGCCGGCGGCAGCCTGCTGGACATCGCCACCGGCACCGGCGAAATCGCCCTCGAAGGATTGCGCCAGGTCCCCGATTTGCGCGCCGTCGGTGGCGACTTCACTCTGGAGATGATGCAGGCCGGCCGGCAGCGCCCGGAACGCCGCCGCATTCGCTGGGTGGGCGCGGACACCCTGGCCCTCCCCTTTGCCGACAACACCTTCGACGCCGTCACCTCCGGCTTCCTCATGCGCAACGTGATTGATGTGCCCGGCGCGTTTCGGGAGCAGATGCGCGTCACCCGCCCCGGCGGATGGGTGGTGGTGCTGGAATCCAGCCCGCCCAAGAAAAATGCCATGGAGCCGTTTATCCGCTTTCATCTGAACACCATCATCCCCACCCTGGGGCGGTTGATCGCCGGGCACGCCGACGCCTACCGTTACCTGCCGGAATCGACGCAAATGTTTCAAGACCCCGACTCGCTGGCGGACATCATGCGCCGTGTCGGCTTCACGGACGTCAGCTATCGTCTGTTCATGTTCGGTACGATTGCCGTGCATGTGGGGAGGGTGGCGAGGGGCGAGTAG
- a CDS encoding SDR family oxidoreductase, with protein MEISLQDKVAIVTGAGQGLGEAIAHALAGAGAKVAVNDLNPDRAERVAAAIRAAGGEAIGVVADVSNKFQCVSLVEATREAWGRLDVLVNNAGIEPVSPILTMDEWDWTRCIDVNLKGVFFMSQLVGRVMAEENLGRGGAIVNISSIAGVEIPLMHRAAYCASKAGMVGFARECAREFAAYGIRVNTIVAGVFITPMTEKARQNPAMMEKWMGEIPLRRLGDADEIARVALFLCSDAASYMTGSTITVDGGKVMR; from the coding sequence ATGGAGATTTCACTGCAAGATAAGGTAGCGATTGTGACGGGGGCGGGCCAGGGGTTGGGGGAGGCGATTGCGCACGCGCTGGCGGGGGCGGGGGCGAAGGTGGCGGTGAATGATTTGAACCCGGACCGGGCGGAGCGGGTGGCGGCGGCGATTCGGGCGGCGGGTGGAGAGGCGATAGGGGTGGTGGCGGATGTGAGCAATAAGTTTCAGTGTGTGTCGCTGGTGGAGGCGACGCGGGAGGCGTGGGGACGGCTGGATGTGTTGGTGAATAATGCCGGCATTGAACCCGTCTCCCCTATCCTCACCATGGACGAATGGGACTGGACCCGCTGCATCGATGTCAACCTCAAAGGCGTCTTCTTCATGAGCCAGCTTGTCGGGCGCGTCATGGCGGAGGAGAACCTGGGGCGCGGCGGGGCCATCGTGAACATCAGCTCCATCGCCGGCGTGGAAATCCCCCTCATGCACCGCGCCGCCTACTGCGCCAGCAAAGCCGGCATGGTTGGCTTCGCCCGCGAGTGCGCCCGTGAATTCGCCGCCTACGGCATCCGCGTGAACACCATCGTTGCCGGCGTCTTTATCACGCCTATGACGGAAAAAGCACGTCAGAATCCGGCCATGATGGAAAAGTGGATGGGCGAAATCCCCCTGCGGCGGTTGGGCGACGCCGACGAGATCGCCCGCGTCGCGCTCTTCCTCTGCTCCGACGCCGCCAGCTACATGACGGGCAGCACCATCACCGTAGACGGCGGCAAGGTGATGCGCTAA
- a CDS encoding ATP-binding protein gives MDGAPEDGLSPALYQEMPAALKECGGFTTYAQLWAIFAHPWLQPWQSQLQKGHSLGELIDYLLNDFWQKQAVEQQVSVLTLLLLVLGMRQPAEDACRERLLHLARQLADPTRVAGLLNQHASPSTLQSAPPAAPAPPPLNPFGVLGKIMAAEQYLAREPFTRQLLHELRKGNNVSLVGASQTGKSSLLWQVVQQGPAWLERAAADFIYLDLQLVQGETDFFDLLCEELELPTLPPARLARRLRGRQIVLCLDEAERMNQASFSRALREQLRGLADGPGQPFVLLIASRTPLSRLFPDSQDLSSPLFNICQQMDMPLFRVEEALALARQYLRSTGCALPEADVRQAWQVSGGRPARLQQALKAAFAARYG, from the coding sequence ATGGACGGAGCGCCAGAAGATGGGTTGTCGCCAGCTTTGTATCAAGAAATGCCCGCCGCCTTGAAAGAATGCGGCGGGTTTACCACGTATGCACAGTTGTGGGCTATTTTTGCCCACCCGTGGCTGCAACCATGGCAGAGTCAGTTGCAGAAAGGTCATTCGTTGGGGGAGTTGATTGACTATTTGCTGAACGATTTCTGGCAGAAGCAGGCCGTGGAACAGCAGGTCTCGGTGCTGACGCTGCTGCTGCTGGTGTTGGGGATGCGGCAGCCGGCTGAAGATGCCTGCCGCGAGCGATTGCTGCACCTGGCGCGCCAGCTTGCCGATCCCACACGGGTGGCGGGGTTGCTAAACCAGCATGCATCGCCATCCACGCTGCAATCCGCGCCGCCGGCCGCGCCCGCGCCGCCGCCGTTGAATCCGTTTGGCGTACTGGGCAAGATCATGGCGGCGGAGCAGTACCTGGCGCGGGAGCCATTCACGCGGCAGTTGCTGCATGAATTGCGCAAGGGCAACAACGTTTCCCTGGTAGGGGCGTCGCAAACGGGGAAGTCGTCGCTCTTGTGGCAGGTAGTCCAGCAGGGACCCGCCTGGTTGGAGCGGGCGGCGGCGGATTTCATTTACCTGGATTTGCAGTTGGTGCAGGGGGAGACGGACTTCTTTGACCTGCTCTGCGAGGAACTGGAACTGCCGACCCTGCCGCCCGCTCGCCTGGCGCGGCGGCTGCGCGGGCGGCAAATCGTCCTCTGCCTGGATGAGGCGGAGCGGATGAACCAGGCCAGCTTCAGCCGCGCCCTGCGGGAACAACTGCGCGGCCTGGCGGATGGTCCGGGGCAGCCATTTGTGCTGCTCATTGCCAGCCGCACGCCGTTGTCTCGCCTGTTCCCAGACAGCCAGGATTTATCTTCGCCCTTGTTCAATATTTGCCAGCAAATGGACATGCCCCTGTTCCGCGTGGAGGAGGCGCTGGCGCTGGCGCGGCAGTATTTGCGCAGCACGGGCTGCGCGCTGCCGGAAGCAGACGTACGGCAGGCGTGGCAGGTGAGCGGCGGACGCCCCGCCCGCCTACAGCAGGCGCTGAAAGCGGCCTTTGCCGCCCGCTATGGCTGA
- the rimI gene encoding ribosomal protein S18-alanine N-acetyltransferase has protein sequence MPPPSRPFICAILPANPSRHDPTLRENTTLINHAPTPDQVAIHPPAPLILRPMMLDDVDNVMDIESQVYTQPWSARGYRHELTRNDLAHYQVLLWDDGAEAPLLVGYTGYWLIVDEVHISTIVVRPDWRGRGLGELLFLNALLQASAQGATIATLEVRRTNLVAQLLYKKYDFVVMGERPHYYNDNGEDALVMTLEPLDDIALANLRRHWTILRARLQTVSPSVGERVQ, from the coding sequence ATGCCGCCGCCCTCTCGCCCCTTTATCTGCGCGATCCTGCCGGCAAACCCATCACGCCATGACCCTACCCTACGGGAAAACACCACCTTGATTAACCACGCTCCCACCCCCGACCAGGTAGCCATCCATCCCCCCGCGCCCCTCATCCTGCGCCCCATGATGCTGGACGACGTGGACAACGTGATGGACATCGAGAGCCAGGTCTACACCCAGCCCTGGTCCGCCCGCGGCTACCGGCATGAACTCACGCGCAACGATCTGGCTCACTACCAGGTTCTCCTCTGGGATGATGGCGCGGAGGCCCCGCTGCTGGTCGGCTACACCGGCTACTGGCTCATCGTGGACGAAGTCCACATCAGCACCATCGTTGTCCGTCCTGATTGGCGCGGGCGCGGGTTGGGCGAACTGCTCTTCCTCAACGCCCTTTTGCAGGCCAGCGCCCAGGGCGCGACCATCGCCACCCTGGAAGTGCGCCGCACCAACCTGGTGGCGCAACTGCTGTACAAAAAGTACGATTTCGTCGTCATGGGCGAGCGTCCTCACTACTACAACGACAACGGCGAGGATGCGCTGGTGATGACGCTGGAGCCGCTGGACGACATCGCCCTGGCAAACTTGCGCCGCCATTGGACTATCCTCCGGGCGCGGCTGCAAACGGTAAGCCCGTCTGTCGGCGAGCGTGTACAATAA
- a CDS encoding thioredoxin domain-containing protein → MDTFVPTGQVKVEFSPILDLGTNSLNAAAAAYCAGFQDPLAFWALHDAFFADQGSVYRADRDYFVNAAASVGVDQAAFASCYDSGEAHDLVTQHDDARRRQNIAIRPTIDINGQLLFGAQPFEAFEQVIRAALP, encoded by the coding sequence GTGGACACATTTGTGCCCACGGGCCAGGTAAAAGTCGAGTTCTCCCCTATTCTGGACTTAGGAACCAACAGCCTCAACGCCGCCGCCGCCGCCTACTGCGCCGGCTTCCAGGACCCGCTGGCCTTTTGGGCGCTGCATGATGCCTTTTTTGCCGACCAGGGCAGCGTTTATCGTGCGGACCGCGATTACTTCGTCAACGCCGCCGCCAGCGTGGGCGTGGACCAGGCCGCCTTTGCCAGCTGCTACGACAGCGGCGAGGCGCACGACCTGGTGACGCAGCACGATGACGCCCGCCGCCGGCAAAACATCGCCATTCGCCCCACCATTGACATCAACGGCCAGCTTCTCTTTGGCGCGCAGCCGTTCGAGGCGTTCGAACAAGTCATCCGCGCCGCCCTGCCGTAA
- a CDS encoding ATP-binding protein — MKKRRKPEPGQGSVPKLDLAPKLNRPLSLRNPLDYARLLYWVFFFPQALRWYEEQLPPLPERLLERGNWRSWLAFFTTPTPQRRLLLHGQLLTLFTLLLWWLAAVGLSRLGVPLDMRYIAVGVAGSVAVGVAGSVAFGVAFGVVFGVAGSVAVGVAVGVAFGVAFGVAGGVAGGVAFGVAFGVAFGRLPGFIIRRVADALNPRRLLPVPTGNRLIWLPLPRLEDTLWQWLQQDAAVGVQNLNQLLAYTLQFIPVVRASRRWLAAQPAAALLPSVNLLATDPFDWKLLRFNAASLNDHLRNRFLDGLFILPGRKILQRQLNLEPDLTMPAAAACAGFWQLSRRQLPEAVAAFACVRGLPFGECLYQSVLALQAGQAITEWTAISPWAASTAWLEMPGAELLRPQVVDALRQLRQAALEAEVAAASLSRLNRSAALNRATAGLTQLLDDLAETCPQPECPLVQQIAHQWRELLLGAAGEIGQIVITQPVENPFIAGNPVTGSLFVGREETLRRLEELWGNADRAGVPSIVLYGHRRMGKTSILRNLGPRFGWKTVVAVWNMQMLGRATHTGALLYELALTLYDALHPTLAANLAEPTEADFAAQWYVAFNQFLRRLKSVLTGQRVILAIDEFELIEQEIAAGRVEAELLAYLRGVIHSESWFVLALAGLHTLPEMAADYWNPLFASVTPIHVSFLSLAATGQLLANPSDDFPLNFDRDTVQRVYDWVRGQPYLTQLVGHTLVRRYNEQVFEAQQPREPRFTAAEVDAIVMDPAFYEQGSYYFQGVWQQAEAPPTGQTAILRALAAQDAPCPAGVLWQEAGLDAAAGQACLDTLKQHDVLASSATTDGAPLPDIAYDFAVPLMRHWVRRFGAPH; from the coding sequence ATGAAAAAACGGCGCAAACCGGAACCCGGCCAGGGGAGCGTGCCCAAACTGGACCTGGCCCCCAAACTGAACCGCCCATTATCGTTGCGGAATCCGCTGGATTATGCGCGGCTGCTGTACTGGGTGTTCTTTTTCCCGCAGGCGTTGCGCTGGTACGAGGAACAACTGCCGCCGCTGCCGGAAAGATTATTGGAACGAGGGAACTGGCGCAGTTGGCTGGCCTTCTTCACCACGCCCACGCCACAGCGCCGCCTGTTGCTGCACGGGCAGTTGCTGACGCTATTTACCCTGCTGCTGTGGTGGCTCGCGGCGGTCGGACTGTCCCGGTTGGGCGTCCCGTTGGATATGCGTTACATAGCAGTCGGCGTGGCGGGTAGCGTGGCGGTTGGCGTGGCGGGTAGCGTGGCGTTTGGCGTGGCGTTTGGCGTGGTGTTTGGCGTGGCGGGTAGCGTGGCGGTTGGCGTGGCGGTTGGCGTGGCGTTTGGCGTGGCGTTTGGCGTGGCGGGTGGCGTGGCGGGTGGCGTGGCGTTTGGCGTGGCGTTTGGCGTGGCGTTTGGCAGGTTGCCAGGGTTTATTATTCGTCGCGTTGCGGATGCCCTCAATCCACGACGCCTCCTGCCTGTGCCTACGGGCAATCGCCTGATCTGGCTGCCACTGCCTCGATTGGAAGACACCCTCTGGCAGTGGTTACAGCAAGACGCGGCGGTGGGCGTCCAAAACCTCAACCAGCTTCTGGCGTATACCTTGCAATTTATTCCCGTCGTGCGCGCCTCGCGCCGCTGGCTGGCGGCGCAGCCCGCCGCCGCCCTGCTCCCCAGCGTCAACCTCCTGGCAACAGACCCGTTCGATTGGAAGTTGCTGCGTTTCAATGCCGCTTCCTTGAATGACCATTTACGCAACAGGTTTTTGGATGGGTTATTTATCTTGCCTGGTCGCAAGATATTACAGCGGCAACTCAATCTGGAGCCAGACCTGACTATGCCCGCGGCGGCTGCCTGCGCGGGCTTCTGGCAGTTGTCTCGCCGGCAATTGCCAGAAGCGGTAGCCGCCTTTGCGTGCGTGCGCGGGCTGCCATTTGGGGAGTGCCTGTATCAAAGCGTCCTGGCGCTGCAAGCGGGGCAGGCTATCACGGAATGGACAGCGATCAGCCCATGGGCGGCAAGCACGGCCTGGCTGGAAATGCCCGGCGCGGAACTGCTGCGCCCGCAGGTGGTGGACGCGCTGCGACAACTGCGGCAGGCGGCGCTGGAGGCGGAAGTGGCCGCCGCCAGCCTCTCTCGCCTCAACCGCAGCGCGGCGCTGAACCGGGCCACGGCTGGCCTGACGCAGCTTCTGGACGACCTGGCGGAGACGTGCCCGCAGCCAGAATGCCCCCTCGTGCAGCAAATCGCGCACCAGTGGCGCGAACTACTGCTGGGCGCGGCGGGCGAAATCGGCCAGATCGTGATCACGCAGCCCGTGGAGAACCCGTTCATCGCCGGTAATCCGGTTACAGGTTCCCTGTTTGTGGGGCGGGAGGAAACGCTGCGCCGCCTGGAGGAGCTATGGGGCAATGCTGACCGCGCGGGCGTGCCGTCAATCGTCCTCTACGGCCACCGCCGCATGGGCAAAACCTCCATTCTGCGAAATTTAGGTCCCCGCTTTGGCTGGAAAACAGTAGTGGCGGTGTGGAATATGCAAATGTTGGGGCGGGCGACGCACACGGGCGCGCTGCTGTACGAACTGGCCCTCACCCTGTACGACGCCCTGCACCCCACGCTGGCTGCCAACCTGGCGGAGCCGACGGAAGCGGATTTCGCGGCACAGTGGTATGTGGCCTTCAACCAGTTCTTGCGCCGCCTGAAAAGCGTCCTCACCGGGCAGCGGGTGATCCTGGCCATTGACGAATTTGAGCTGATCGAACAGGAGATCGCCGCCGGGCGGGTAGAAGCGGAACTACTGGCGTATCTGCGCGGCGTCATTCACAGTGAGTCGTGGTTTGTGCTGGCGCTGGCGGGGCTGCACACGCTGCCAGAGATGGCGGCGGACTACTGGAACCCCCTGTTCGCCAGCGTCACTCCCATACACGTCAGCTTTCTCTCGCTGGCGGCAACAGGGCAACTGCTGGCGAACCCCAGCGACGATTTTCCCCTGAACTTTGACCGCGACACGGTGCAGCGAGTGTATGATTGGGTGCGCGGGCAGCCGTACCTGACGCAGTTGGTGGGGCACACGCTGGTGCGCCGCTACAACGAGCAGGTGTTTGAAGCGCAACAGCCGCGCGAACCCCGCTTCACGGCGGCGGAAGTGGACGCCATCGTCATGGACCCCGCTTTTTACGAGCAGGGGAGTTACTATTTCCAGGGTGTATGGCAGCAGGCGGAAGCGCCGCCCACGGGACAGACGGCCATTCTGCGCGCCCTGGCGGCGCAAGACGCCCCTTGCCCCGCCGGCGTGTTGTGGCAAGAGGCGGGCCTGGATGCGGCAGCGGGCCAGGCGTGCCTGGACACGTTGAAGCAACATGACGTGTTGGCATCCTCCGCCACGACGGATGGTGCGCCACTCCCAGATATTGCCTACGATTTTGCCGTGCCCCTGATGCGACATTGGGTGCGTCGCTTCGGCGCGCCGCATTAA